A genomic segment from Chanos chanos chromosome 2, fChaCha1.1, whole genome shotgun sequence encodes:
- the rnf128b gene encoding RING finger protein 148: MDLAAGAGTGADSGTSMVLGGGKTRHFLELCVFLEAFKGGSRESRGPETATRPGASSGATRLEGVVVWSSEIAGSSKESGVECDETGLLLVPMDPHERKAHEAFLQKLLAPLRGSVCTSANVFWTAYVEVSYTDQWNRTFSRMCECGIYGSNSPLLPASGQVVLPNLDPLACSSNTTFSVGQEPWIALIKRGDCTYTEKIQAAQQNGASAVVIYNLDGTGNETNYMSHPGTGDTVVIMIGNLQGREISDLIKSGVTVYMQIAVGSAHGPWNKLWVYVMSFTFFGVTAIALGYFVVLTIRRLYHARQERLQQRHLKTVAKKAIDKLQVRTLRRNDPEVESNVESNTNSCAVCIESFRHGDVVTVLPCSHLFHKTCIEPWLLEHRTCPMCKYDILKGEVSLRTNEEYSAPPADVRFYPITTSNSQVHTIDEVTLGNQPEHTRPNTDTQVSESAVKMPDHIADDLDPQRYDHIYENPAFEGEQ; this comes from the exons ATGGACCTGGCAGCAGGAGCAGGCACAGGAGCGGACTCGGGAACCTCGATGGTGCTGGGCGGTGGAAAGACCCGACATTTTTTAGAGCTATGCGTCTTTTTAGAAGCTTTTAAAGGTGGCTCTAGGGAGTCCAGAGGACCAGAAACAGCAACAAGACCAGGAGCTAGCTCCGGAGCCACCAGGCTGGAGGGTGTGGTGGTTTGGAGCAGTGAGATAGCTGGCAGCAGCAAGGAGTCAGGTGTTGAGTGTGATGAAACTGGTTTGCTCCTGGTCCCCATGGATCCCCATGAGAGAAAAGCACATGAGGCATTCCTCCAGAAACTCCTTGCACCTCTCAGGGGATCTGTT TGTACGAGTGCCAATGTCTTTTGGACAGCCTATGTGGAAGTAAGCTATACTGACCAATGGAACAGAACTTTCAGcaggatgtgtgagtgtggcatATATGGTTCAAATTCACCTTTATTACCAGCATCTGGACAAGTGGTGCTCCCCAATTTAGACCCCCTTGCCTGCAGTAGCAACACTACTTTCTCAGTGGGCCAGGAGCCCTGGATTGCCCTTATCAAACGGGGGGACTGTACATACACTGAGAAGATTCAAGCTGCCCAGCAAAACGGAGCCTCAGCTGTGGTCATCTACAACCTTGATGGCACAGGCAATGAAACAAACTACATGAGTCACCCAG GAACTGGGGACACTGTTGTCATCATGATTGGCAATCTTCAGGGCAGGGAGATCAGTGATCTCATCAAGAGTGGGGTGACAGTCTATATGCAGATTGCAGTGGGCAGTGCACATGGTCCCTGGAACAAGCTTTGGGTTTATGTCATGTCATTCACCTTTTTTGGGGTGACAGCCATTGCTTTGGGCTACTTTGTTGTTCTTACTATTAGACGGCTCTACCATGCTCGACAAGAACGTCTCCAGCAG AGACATCTTAAAACCGTGGCCAAGAAAGCAATTGACAAATTGCAAGTCCGGACTTTGCGCCGCAATGACCCG GAGGTGGAATCAAATGTTGAATCAAATACAAACAGCTGTGCTGTCTGTATAGAGTCCTTCAGGCATGGGGATGTGGTGACAGTCCTTCCTTGCAG TCATCTCTTCCACAAGACATGCATTGAACCATGGCTACTGGAGCACCGCACCTGCCCCATGTGTAAATATGACATTCTTAAGGGCGAGGTCAGTTT ACGCACAAATGAAGAATACTCCGCACCACCAGCAGATGTCAGGTTTTACCCAATCACTACATCTAACTCTCAGGTGCATACCATTGATGAGGTAACCTTGGGAAACCAGCCTGAGCATACAAGACCAAACACTGATACTCAGGTTTCAGAAT CTGCTGTAAAGATGCCGGATCACATTGCTGATGACCTGGATCCTCAGAGATATGATCACATTTATGAGAATCCGGCATTTGAGGGAGAACAGTAG
- the LOC115830326 gene encoding gap junction alpha-3 protein-like: MGDWSLLGKLLESAQEHSTVVGKVWLTVLFIFRILVLGTAAEKVWGDEQSGFSCDTKQPGCQNVCYDKTFPISHVRFWVLQIIFVSTPTLIYLGHILHLVRREEKYKQQEKKLSQQGDQQPFIAEIKFKNAPVRDEQGHIRLQGDILRTYVFNIIFKTLFEVSFIVAQYFLYGFNLKPLYQCDRLPCPHIVNCYISRPTEKTIFIIFMLAVACLSLLLNLVEMYHLGFTKCRRGIRYKRAELSSEISTKAPSEVPMSFMPNYNYLHGHQTHYQSARGYSLSPMGDQNSVFQQYNNKAAYMQNKDNSSFERSSKPEECDLNLKKILDSVPGTLTDYQVQPSQSGKYSNNRTRIDDLKI, encoded by the coding sequence ATGGGAGACTGGAGCCTGCTGGGAAAGCTGCTGGAGAGTGCCCAGGAGCACTCCACAGTGGTGGGCAAGGTCTGGCTGACCGTTCTCTTCATCTTCCGTATTCTGGTGCTTGGCACAGCAGCCGAGAAGGTGTGGGGTGACGAACAGTCAGGCTTTAGTTGTGATACCAAGCAGCCTGGTTGCCAGAACGTCTGCTACGACAAGACCTTCCCCATCTCACATGTCCGTTTCTGGGTGCTGCAAATCATCTTTGTGTCTACACCTACACTTATCTACCTGGGACACATTTTACATCTAGTGCGCAGGGAGGAGAAGTACAAACAACAGGAGAAGAAGTTGTCCCAGCAGGGTGACCAACAGCCCTTTATAGCTGAGATCAAGTTCAAAAATGCCCCTGTGCGGGATGAACAGGGCCATATTCGCCTCCAGGGTGACATTCTGCGTACCTATGTTTTTAATATAATCTTTAAGACCCTCTTTGAGGTGAGCTTCATTGTGGCACAGTATTTTCTATATGGCTTCAACCTCAAACCCCTCTACCAATGTGACCGGCTACCCTGTCCTCACATTGTGAATTGCTATATCTCTCGGCCCACTGAGAAGACCATATTCATTATCTTCATGCTGGCTGTGGCCTGCCTATCACTTCTGCTCAACCTGGTGGAGATGTATCATCTTGGCTTTACTAAGTGCCGCCGGGGCATCAGGTACAAAAGAGCTGAGCTTTCATCAGAGATATCCACCAAAGCTCCAAGTGAGGTCCCTATGTCATTTATGCCCAATTACAACTACCTCCATGGACACCAGACCCATTACCAGTCAGCCCGGGGTTACAGCCTGTCCCCCATGGGTGACCAGAACTCAGTTTTTCAGCAATATAACAACAAGGCAGCTTACATGCAGAACAAGGATAACTCTTCATTTGAGAGGAGTAGTAAACCTGAGGAATGTGATCTAAATTTAAAGAAGATCTTAGATTCAGTGCCTGGCACACTGACGGATTACCAGGTCCAGCCCAGCCAATCTGGAAAGTACAGCAATAACAGGACAAGAATAGATGATTTGAAGATCTGA
- the gjb1b gene encoding connexin 31.7: MNWASFYAIISGVNRHSTGIGRIWLSVIFIFRILVLVVAAESVWGDEKSGFTCNTQQPGCNSVCYDQFFPISHIRLWALQLILVSTPALLVAMHVAHRRHIDKKILKISGRGGPKDLEQIKNQKFKITGALWWTYMISIIFRIIFEMAFLYIFYLIYPGFKMVRLVKCNSYPCPNTVDCFVSRPTEKTIFTIFMLVVSGVCILLNVAEVLYLIGKACFRYFQRPEGEPKGAWISQKLSSYKQNEINQLISEHSFRPKFNVGRKNPVDKGERCSAC; the protein is encoded by the coding sequence ATGAACTGGGCATCTTTTTATGCCATTATAAGCGGCGTAAACAGGCATTCAACAGGCATTGGTCGTATCTGGTTGTCTGTCATCTTCATCTTTCGCATCCTGGTTCTTGTTGTGGCtgctgagagtgtgtggggTGATGAGAAATCTGGCTTCACTTGCAACACCCAGCAGCCTGGCTGCAACAGTGTGTGCTATGACCAATTCTTCCCCATCTCCCACATCCGCCTCTGGGCCCTGCAGCTCATCTTAGTGTCCACACCTGCACTGCTGGTTGCCATGCATGTTGCGCATCGTCGGCACATTGACAAAAAGATCCTCAAAATATCTGGCCGGGGAGGTCCCAAGGATTTGGAACAAATCAAAAACCAGAAATTCAAGATTACAGGGGCACTCTGGTGGACCTATATGATTAGCATCATCTTCCGCATCATTTTTGAAATGGCCTTCTTGTATATTTTCTATTTGATCTACCCTGGCTTTAAGATGGTACGTCTTGTGAAGTGTAATTCCTACCCATGCCCAAACACCGTTGACTGCTTTGTGTCTCGCCCGACGGAAAAGACCATCTTCACAATCTTCATGCTGGTAGTGTCTGGAGTTTGCATCCTGCTGAATGTTGCAGAGGTACTGTACCTAATAGGCAAGGCTTGTTTCAGATACTTTCAGAGGCCGGAAGGGGAGCCCAAAGGTGCTTGGATTTCTCAGAAACTGTCCTCTTACAAGCAGAATGAAATTAATCAACTCATCTCAGAGCATTCGTTCAGGCCCAAATTCAATGTGGGCCGCAAAAACCCTGTTGATAAGGGGGAAAGATGTTCTGCTTGCTAG